The proteins below come from a single Alnus glutinosa chromosome 9, dhAlnGlut1.1, whole genome shotgun sequence genomic window:
- the LOC133877438 gene encoding formate--tetrahydrofolate ligase, which yields MSSSKALRKLQVVSPVPADIDIAHSVEPLHISVIAEELNLSPEHYDLYGKYKAKVLLSVLNELEGFRDGYYVVVGGITPTPLGEGKSTTTVGLCQALGAFLDKKVVTCLRQPSQGPTFGIKGGAAGGGYSQVIPMDEFNLHLTGDIHAITAANNLLAAAIDTRIFHESTQSDKALLNRLCPPGKEGKRCFSDIMFRRLKKLGISKTRPEDLTPQEVKKFARLDIDPDSVTWRRVMDVNDRFLRKITIGQGPEEKGMVRETGFDISVASEIMAVLALTTSLADMRERLGKMVIGNSKAGDPITADDLGVGGALTVLMKDAINPTLMQSLEGTPVLVHAGPFANIAHGNSSIVADKIAIKLVGPGGFVVTEAGFGADIGTEKFMNIKCRYSGLTPQCAVIVATIRALKMHGGGPEVVAGKPLDRAYLTENVALVEAGCVNLARHILNTKAYSVNVVVAVNKFSTDTEAELNAVRNSALAAGAYDAVICTHHAHGGKGAVDLGISVQRACENVTQPLRFLYPLDIGIKEKIEAIAGSYGASGVEYSQQAEKQIEMYSRQGFSGLPICMAKTQYSFSHNASEKGAPSGFILPIRDLRASIGAGFIYPLVGTMSTMPGLPTRPCFYDIDLDTATGKVIGLS from the exons ATGAGTTCATCAAAGGCATTGAGGAAGCTGCAGGTGGTGTCCCCCGTCCCGGCAGACATAGACATTGCCCACTCGGTTGAGCCTCTCCACATATCTGTGATTGCCGAGGAGCTCAATTTGAGTCCCGAACACTATGATCTTTATGGGAAATACAAGGCCAAG GTTTTGTTATCTGTGCTTAATGAGCTTGAAGGATTTAGAGATGGATACTATGTGGTGGTTGGAGGGATTACTCCTACTCCTCTTGGAGAAGGCAAGTCTACTACAACTGTTGGGCTTTGTCAAGCATTGGGAGCTTTTCTTGATAAGAAG GTTGTTACCTGCCTTCGTCAACCATCACAAGGACCTACTTTTGGAATCAAAGGGGGTGCGGCAGGTGGTGGTTACAGTCAAGTGATCCCAATGGATGAGTTCAATCTTCACCTAACAGGAGACATTCACGCAATTACAGCTGCAAACAATCTTCTAGCTGCTGCCATTGATACCCGGATATTCCACGAGTCAACCCAATCAGACAAGGCTCTCTTAAACCGTTTATGCCCACCAGGCAAAGAAGGAAAACGGTGCTTTAGTGACATCATGTTTAGGCGTCTGAAGAAGCTTGGTATCTCAAAGACCAGGCCTGAGGATCTTACACCACAAGAAGTTAAGAAATTTGCTAGACTTGATATTGACCCTGATTCGGTCACATGGAGAAGAGTAATGGATGTTAATGACCGATTCTTGAGGAAGATTACTATTGGCCAGGGCCCAGAAGAAAAAGGGATGGTGAGAGAAACAGGATTTGATATCTCAGTTGCCAGTGAAATCATGGCAGTTTTGGCCCTCACAACATCTCTAGCTgatatgagagagaggcttgggaAGATGGTAATTGGAAATAGCAAGGCTGGTGACCCTATAACTGCTGATGATCTTGGAGTTGGAGGTGCTTTGACTGTGCTCATGAAGGATGCTATTAACCCTACTTTAATGCAGAGTCTTGAGGGAACCCCAGTTCTTGTTCACGCTGGTCCTTTTGCAAATATTGCTCATGGGAATTCTTCTATTGTGGCTGATAAGATTGCAATAAAACTGGTGGGACCTGGAGGGTTTGTGGTCACAGAAGCAGGTTTCGGTGCTGATATTGGAACTGAGAAGTTCATGAATATAAAATGCCGATATAGTGGTTTGACACCTCAGTGTGCTGTTATTGTGGCTACAATAAGGGCCTTGAAAATGCATGGTGGCGGGCCAGAAGTTGTTGCTGGGAAGCCTCTTGATCGTGCCTACTTAACTGAGAATGTGGCTCTTGTTGAAGCAGGTTGTGTGAATCTGGCCAGACATATTTTGAACACAAAGGCTTATAGTGTGAATGTCGTTGTTGCTGTGAACAAGTTCTCTACTGATACTGAGGCAGAACTCAACGCAGTCAGAAATTCAGCTTTGGCTGCTGGGGCATACGATGCAGTAATTTGTACTCATCATGCCCATGGTGGAAAAGGAGCG GTTGACCTCGGGATCTCAGTTCAAAGAGCTTGTGAGAATGTCACACAACCATTAAGGTTCTTATATCCTCTGGATATTGgtatcaaagaaaaaatagaggCAATAGCCGGGTCATATGGTGCCAGTGGTGTTGAATACTCCCAGCAG GCAGAGAAGCAGATTGAGATGTACAGCAGGCAAGGGTTTTCTGGTCTGCCAATCTGTATGGCGAAAACACAGTATTCTTTTTCACACAATGCCTCTGAGAAAGGAGCCCCAAGTGGATTTATCTTGCCAATAAGGGATTTGAGGGCTAGCATTGGAGCTGGATTTATCTATCCTTTAGTTGGGACAATGAGCACAATGCCAGGGCTCCCAACAAGGCCTTGCTTTTACGACATTGATCTTGACACAGCCACCGGAAAGGTTATTGGTCTCTCTTAA